A window from Theobroma cacao cultivar B97-61/B2 chromosome 3, Criollo_cocoa_genome_V2, whole genome shotgun sequence encodes these proteins:
- the LOC18605461 gene encoding probable fructokinase-7 — MAGNLTTGRAEDLSANTNGKSADNNSIVVCFGELLIDFVPTVGGVSLAEAPAFKKAPGGAPANVAVGVARLGGSSAFIGKVGDDEFGHMLADILRQNNVDISGMRFDHSARTALAFVTLRADGEREFLFFRHPSADMRLHESELDINLIKQAKIFHYGSISLIEEPCKSAHLAAMNIAKRSGSILSYDPNLRLPLWPSSEAAQTGIMSIWDQADLIKVSEDEIKFLTGGDDPYDDNVVMKKLYHPNLKLLVVTEGSEGCRYYTKAFKGRVPGIKVKPVDTTGAGDAFVSGLLSSLASDLKLFEDEERLREALNFANACGALTVTERGAIPAMPMKKAVIDALTKFAAS, encoded by the exons ATGGCTGGGAATTTAACCACAG GTAGAGCTGAAGATCTTTCTGCTAATACAAATGGGAAGTCTGCAGATAACAATTCAATAGTTGTCTGCTTTGGTGAATTGTTGATTGACTTTGTACCGACTGTTGGGGGGGTATCTCTGGCTGAAGCACCTGCTTTCAAGAAGGCTCCTGGTGGTGCTCCAGCTAATGTGGCCGTTGGCGTAGCTAGATTAGGAGGATCATCAGCTTTCATAGGCAAG GTTGGTGATGATGAATTTGGCCACATGTTAGCTGACATTTTAAGACAAAATAATGTCGACATTTCTGGCATGCGATTTGACCATAGTGCAAGAACTGCACTGGCATTTGTTACACTCAGAGCTGATGGTGAACGtgaattcttgtttttccgTCATCCAAGTGCTGATATGCGTCTTCACGAGTCAGAACTTGATATAAACCTCATTAAGCAG GCAAAGATCTTTCATTATGGTTCTATTAGTTTGATTGAGGAACCATGCAAATCAGCTCACCTTGCAGCAATGAACATTGCCAAGAGGTCTGGCAGCATCCTCTCTTATGATCCAAATTTAAGATTGCCATTATGGCCATCATCAGAGGCTGCTCAGACAGGCATAATGAGTATATGGGATCAAGCAGACCTTATTAAG GTAAGTGAGGATgaaattaaattcttaactgGAGGTGATGACCCTTATGATGATAATGTGGTGATGAAGAAGCTTTATCATCCTAATCTTAAGCTTTTGGTTGTAACTGAGGGGTCAGAGGGCTGTAGATATTACACCAAG GCATTCAAGGGCAGGGTTCCTGGTATTAAAGTTAAACCAGTTGACACGACGGGTGCTGGTGATGCATTTGTCAGTGGCTTACTGAGCAGCCTAGCTTCTGATTTAAAGCTATTTGAG GATGAGGAGCGATTAAGAGAAGCCTTAAATTTTGCAAACGCCTGTGGAGCCCTGACAGTAACAGAGAGAGGTGCAATTCCTGCGATGCCCATGAAAAAGGCTGTTATTGATGCTTTAACCAAATTTGCTGCATCATAG
- the LOC18605463 gene encoding uncharacterized protein LOC18605463 yields the protein MASNPALKPEIGPDGLAREAPVIAYTEKIIEEEQLQLKKYIEENYSKIRDVERELSNLTMEMKLTAGPKKAALEHLRKKIEMSTERIHIAKQKEEQARKIWEAAVKALNDEEAIKQKLCEDLNNLVQESSNSQFARLEELKRRLEALNPSRASTLSHHDRKAIGSAQGAATVDASSVPQTTQSGSTASENVPNQRNDGNVLAMNGQNQLPTNDGEVKGKKKSQFQGRGKGIGAVPKGRGSAAPGWTGAGFDVDGRT from the exons ATGGCTTCGAATCCTGCCCTGAAGCCCGAGATCGGACCCGATGGACTCGCTAGGGAAGCTCCTGTCATCGCCTACACTGAGAAG ATAATCGAGGAAGAGCAGCTTCAACTCAAGAA ATACATAGAAGaaaattattctaaaataCGTGATGTTGAAAGAGAACTATCAAATCTTACAATGGAGATGAAACTCACCGCTGGGCCTAAAAAAGCAG CCCTAGAACActtgagaaagaaaatagaaatgtCAACTGAGAGAATTCACATTGCCAAGCAGAAGGAAGAACAAGCACGAAAG ATTTGGGAAGCAGCAGTAAAGGCTCTGAATGATGAGGAAGCAATTAAGCAGAAGTTATGTGAGGACTTAAACAATCTG GTTCAAGAAAGCAGTAACTCCCAGTTTGCTCGACTTGAGGAATTGAAAAGACGATTGGAAGCTCTGAACCCAAGTAGAGCATCCACTTTGTCTCATCAT GACAGGAAAGCAATTGGATCTGCACAGGGCGCTGCAACTGTAGATGCTTCCTCAGTTCCTCAAACAACACAATCGGGCTCTACTGCTTCTGAAAATGTACCTAATCAACGTAATGATGGAAATGTTTTAGCTATGAATGGGCAGAATCAATTGCCCACAAATGATGGAGAagtaaaaggaaagaagaaaagccaGTTTCAAGGAAGAGGAAAGGGGATTGGGGCTGTGCCCAAGGGTAGAGGATCTGCAGCACCTGGCTGGACAGGAGCAGGGTTTGATGTGGATGGTAGAACTTAG
- the LOC18605464 gene encoding uncharacterized protein LOC18605464 produces MGRDWYWGTGAKTSSNSNSSKRASDRDSGGQTTPSGCISAVFHLFDFHHFQFPLNHQTSSSSCSCFKPDSFLSPGHTTALKGAEAPRNSLESEEEGSTSASASFTSTSKEEEILNIPMGIQIKTSGDTRSKVGAPNNDTSSEISCSPGTKTPTLVARLMGLDLLPESRSPSFSSAPHFQAKSHLNHHIRSPKPLQSKRTSHRNSLDGEIRGTRSLPETPRISSARRSVVDHHHRLSLQINKENMSASEELVISRLSSLKRKELKHEDENRSPGHYARQIVKQVKESVSRKVGMDITNSVRNREQAREELVSQFKYKKISRALTKVGDDSSPGKHSTPSCSPRLRFLESKSKPVINSTTKDHNLQPPESSFSSPPEINILPQPIRVLPKPKLQTVEEERDEHHKQQQLLPRAVSKCKKGSSEKFGSRLKKPQQTSDIIRNKQEEPFVRPSAANRVNIPDKKCRKTPLSNDLLSMTVPTLLPVKKDPSPPATKIPQKQVLDAQRPKRSSQLSSCSSQMYNKQEATQVHVSRNNNGDKCNDATTPTSTTGNDAEYEYIARILGRTGLNKDTPVSFTSWFSPSHPLDPSIFYYLEHFTTCSTAILSNNNNNNNNNRTKSSQLSHRCNRKLLFHLVDEILIEILKPYFNMKPWVTTVGHDVSHMDGSQLKDILCSKIRSFPRADCRVLEDIDALIDKDLPEMKVQSVTAYEEEGEGIVTEIEKDILEALVHETAADFGVRV; encoded by the exons ATGGGCAGGGATTGGTATTGGGGTACTGGGGCTAAAACCTCCTCAAACTCCAACAGCTCCAAGAGAGCATCAGACAGAGACTCTGGTGGTCAGACTACTCCTTCTGGTTGCATAAGTGCCGTCTTCCACTTGTTTGATTTCCATCATTTCCAGTTCCCTTTAAACCACCAAACTAGTAGTAGCAGTTGTAGTTGTTTCAAGCCTGactcctttctctctccagGCCACACCACCGCCCTTAAAG GTGCAGAGGCGCCTAGGAACAGTTTGGAATCGGAGGAGGAAGGTTCAACTTCAGCTTCAGCTTCATTTACATCAACCAGTaaagaagaggaaattttAAATATCCCA ATGggaattcaaatcaaaacaagtGGAGACACAAGGTCAAAAGTCGGAGCCCCAAATAATGACACTTCTTCAGAGATAAGCTGCTCCCCAGGGACAAAGACCCCTACTTTGGTTGCTAGGCTCATGGGTCTTGATCTCCTTCCTGAAAGCCGCTCACCATCTTTTTCATCTGCACCACATTTTCAAGCTAAGTCACATTTAAATCACCACATCCGATCCCCAAAGCCTCTTCAAAGCAAAAGAACTAGTCACAGAAATTCTTTGGATGGTGAAATCAGGGGCACTCGCTCATTGCCAGAAACTCCAAGAATATCGTCCGCAAGAAGGTCAGTCGTGGATCATCACCACCGCCTTTCGCTTCAAATCAACAAGGAGAACATGAGCGCTAGTGAAGAATTGGTGATTTCTCGTCTCTCATCATTGAAAAGGAAAGAGCTCAAACATGAAGATGAGAACAGGAGCCCTGGTCACTACGCTAGGCAGATAGTGAAGCAGGTTAAAGAAAGTGTTAGCAGGAAAGTTGGTATGGACATAACCAACTCGGTTCGGAACAGGGAGCAGGCCAGAGAGGAGCTTGTTAGCCAATTtaaatacaagaaaatttcCAGGGCTTTAACCAAAGTTGGGGATGATTCGAGTCCTGGAAAGCACTCAACGCCTTCCTGTTCACCAAGGCTCAGATTCTTGgaatccaaaagcaaaccaGTGATAAATTCAACCACCAAAGATCACAATCTTCAACCTCCAGAATCATCATTTTCGTCACCTCCTGAGATCAATATCCTGCCTCAGCCCATAAGAGTTTTACCAAAGCCCAAGTTACAGACTGTTGAAGAGGAACGAGATGAGCATCACAAGCAGCAGCAGCTACTACCAAGAGCCGTTAGCAAATGCAAGAAAGGGTCCAGTGAAAAGTTCGGCTCACGGCTGAAAAAGCCTCAACAAACATCCGACATTATCCGAAACAAGCAAGAAGAGCCTTTCGTTCGTCCTTCCGCAGCCAACAGAGTTAACATTCCTGACAAGAAATGCAGGAAAACCCCATTGTCAAATGATCTCCTCAGCATGACCGTCCCTACCCTTCTTCCAGTCAAAAAAGATCCTTCTCCTCCAGCCACAAAAATCCCGCAAAAACAg GTCTTAGATGCTCAAAGACCGAAACGTAGCTCACAGTTATCTAGTTGTTCGAGCCAAATGTACAACAAACAAGAAGCGACGCAAGTGCACGTTTCCCGAAACAACAACGGCGACAAATGTAACGATGCTACTACGCCTACTTCCACCACCGGAAATGATGCAGAATATGAGTACATCGCTAGAATACTAGGACGTACAGGATTAAACAAAGATACCCCAGTGTCCTTCACTTCCTGGTTCTCTCCGTCCCATCCTCTTGACCCTTCCATTTTTTACTATCTCGAACATTTCACCACTTGTTCCACTGCCATCCTctctaataataataataataataataacaacagAACCAAGTCTAGTCAATTGAGCCATCGCTGCAATAGGAAATTACTGTTTCATCTAGTCGATGAAATTTTGATCGAAATTTTGAAGCCTTACTTTAATATGAAGCCTTGGGTTACTACAGTTGGCCATGATGTTAGTCACATGGATGGGTCTCAACTGAAAGACATATTGTGTTCCAAAATTAGAAGCTTTCCTCGAGCTGATTGTCGTGTTCTTGAAGACATTGATGCCTTAATTGACAAAGATTTGCCAGAAATGAAGGTCCAAAGTGTAACGGCGTACGAGGAAGAAGGGGAAGGGATTGTAACGGAGATAGAGAAGGACATTTTAGAGGCGCTGGTACATGAAACGGCTGCGGATTTTGGTGTACGAGTTTGA